The Horticoccus luteus DNA window CCCTGTCGGTATCGACGAACACGACGCGGGCGCCGGTCTGCGTGATGGTCTCGGAGGTCGCGATCCACGAGTGTGCGGTCGTGATGACCTCGTCTCCCGGCCCGACTCCCATGATCTTCATGGCGATGTAGAGGGCATCCGTGCCATTGGCGCACGAGATGCAATGCGGCACACCGAACAATGCGGCATAGTCCTGCTCGAATTTGTCGACGAAGGGACCGCGCACATAGGCGCTGTCCCGGATGACCCGGGCAATGGCCGCATCCATCTCCGACTTAATCGTGAGATACTGGGCGTGTAGGTCGACGAACTGGATTTTCATGACGAAACTTCGGATGCGGATGAGAGGGCGCGCAGGAGCTGCGCGGGATTTCCAACGTAGATGCCGGCCTCGGTGATGTCCTTCGTGACAACGGCGCCGGCACCGATGACGACGTGGTCGCAGATGCGCACCGGCAGGATCGTGGCGTTCGAGCCGATGCTGACGTGGTGGCCGATCGTCGTGGAGCGCCACTGCGTCTTGTCGCCGCGGGCCGGCCCGCCGGTGGCGAACGTGTCGTTGATGAACATGACGCCGTGGCCGATGAAGCAATCGGTGCCGATCGTGACGAGTTCGCAGATGAACGCGTGCGACTGCACCTTAGTGCGGGCGCCGATCTGCACATCCTTCTGGATTTCGACGAACGGTCCGATGAATACGCCCTCACCGATCTCGCAGCCGTAGACGTTCACAGGTTCGACGACCGTCACATTTGCTGCGAAGCGAACGTTGACGATGCCACTTTGGAAACGGCGGGCAGGGGCCGAGTTGGGCGTGCTCATTGTCAGCGGCTGGCTTGCTCCAGAATGCGCACGACCTTGCGGGCGTGGTCGATGCCGGTGAGCGGCGTCACGTTGCGGCGCACGCAGTCGACGAAATGATCGGCTTCGGCGCGGAGCGGCTCGATGAAATTGATCTGCGGCAGGAGGATGTCGCCCGACCGGTAGGAAAACTGCGCCGACATGGGCTTGTCGTAGTCCATGTTTTGGCCGAGCACGGCCTTGCGATCGATGCCCTTGTCGTAGATCGCAATCTTGTCCTCCGCAGCGTCGTCGTAGACCACCATCTTTTTCGATCCGACGACCACCATCTTGCGCGTCTTCTGCGGGTCGAGCCAGCTCACGTGGATGTTGGCCATGACCTTTTGCGGATACTTGATATTGAGGAACACGACGTCCTGCACGCCAGGCTGGATGAAATCCATGCCATGACGGGTGACTTCCTCCGGCTCCGGGTCGCCGAGCCAGTATTGGATGATGGCGATGTCGTGCGGGGCAAAATTCCAGAGCGCATCAATGTCCGAACGGATGCGCCCGAGGTTGAGCCGCTGGCTGTAGATGTAGCGCAGTTCGCCGAGTTCGCCGCCCTCGATCATCTTGCGCACGTAGCGCACTGCCGAGTTGTAGAGGAAGGTGTGGCCGACCATCACTTGCAGCTTCCGCTCGGCGGCGAGCTGCGCGAGTTCGTCCACCTCAGCCACCGTCGTGGCGAGAGGTTTCTCAACGAAGATATGCTTGCCGGCGAGCAACGCCCGGCGGCCGAGCTCGAAGTGATTGCCGGCGGGGGTGGCGATCACCACCGCATTGATCTCGCGATCGTTCAGGATCGCGTCGATTTCCGCAATCGCGTGGGTCGCCGGAAAGCTTTGCGCGACGAACTTGCGCCGCTCTTCGCTGAGGTCCGCGAGATACTTCACGCGGCAACCCTTCACCGCAGAAAAATTCCGCAACAGATTTGGTCCCCAATAGCCGCAGCCGATTTGGGCAATCTCGATAGTGCTACTCATAAGTGCTGGCTCAACACGGCTTCGCCCCGTCGCTTCCGAATAGGAAAACGACGAGGCGCAGGGGGGATGGCGTCGGGACGAGTTTCGCCCCGCGGCTTCTTACGCCGGCGCTGGACCGAGGAGGGTTTTCAGGATCGGCAGCAGGAGCCACATCTGGCGGCGCCAGGTCTCCAGCAACTTCACCTGATCTTCCGAAAAAGCCGCTCCCGCCGCATCCGGCGTCGCTCTCGCCAGCTCCCGCAATCGCGCCATCCGCGACTCGTCCGCGCTCACCAGGGGCTCCACTTTTTCCCGCAGGATGCCACTCACCAGACGCCGCAGCCGCGTCTCCGGCCAAAACAGTTCCCGTCGATCCCCCGAGGTCCCTGCACTCCGCACCGCCCCCAGCGATTGCAACAACCGCAACCCCTGGCTCGCCGAGCCTTTGCTGATGTCCAGCCGTTGCGCGATGTCCGTGAAACCCAACGGCACCGGCGACGCAAACAGCAGCCCGTAAATCTGCCCCACCGACCGCGGGATCCCCACCACCCCCACCAAATCCGTGAAAAACTCCCCGCACGCCTGCTCGAACTCCGGAGACACCACCGCGCTCGCGTCGCTCGGACGCACAGCTTCAGCAGTTTCATCAGGCAGCAGTTTCATGGCAGGTCGGCGACGAAGCCGACAACGATTGGCAAGTTCAAGCAAATTTGAACTAGATTACGCCAAATCCGCCCATTCCCGGTCACCCCTCGCAGAGAATCACCGACCGCACGTCTGACGATCAACGACTAATGCTCATCGAATACCTGCGTCCCGCCCATTCGTGTGCATTCGCGTCCATTCGTGACTTAAATGAGCTATTTCACAGAAGGTAACAGAGGTTTCACGCTTCTGCCCCATCTGTGTTCATCTGTGTCCATCTGTGGTTAAAAATGCATTTTCGATCTTCGCCCCAGAGATCACGGAGAGCCCAACCCGAGTTCACGGAGTAAACCTCAAGGCCCCGAAGGGTTGGTGTTGGTCGCCGGAGGCTTCATCGTGGCGACCAGAGGGTTTGCGTTAGTCGCCGGAGGGTTCGTGTTGGTCCCCGGAGGGTTAGTGTTTGTCGCCCGAGGGTTTGTCGTGACGACCGGAGGGTTAGTGTTGGTCGCCACGAGGTTAGTGTTGGTCGCCGGAGGGTTGGTGTTGGTCGCCGGAGGGTTTGTGTTGGTCGTCAGAGGCTTTGTCGTGGCGACCGGAGGGTTAGTGTTTGTCGTCACACGCAACCTCGTAAGGCTCCCGACGCTCATCGCGCCACCCACTTGCAGTTAACCGCCGCTTTTCACCGACTCTCCCGCCCGCGCATGCACATCCATCGCGCGAAATGAGCGGTTTATATTCCGGCCCGTTTACCGCGACGGCCCCAATCTTCGCACCGTTTTTAACAGGAGGTAACGAAGTGAAGGAAGAGCCCAGGCCTTCCGAGCGTCCGAGCCGACGCCAAGAGAAAAGTGCAGATTCTCGATCCCTGCGTTGGGTTAGCGAATAACGATCAACGAGTAACCCTCAGCGGAACACCGCTTCCCCATCTGTGCTCATCTGTGTCCATCTGTGGTTAAAAATGCATTTCGCTCTTCGCCACAAAGGCGCCCCAGCCTATTCGTGTCGATTCGTGTCCATTCGTGGTAAAAAAAGCATTTCACAGAAAGTAACGCAGGTAAGAAAGAAGCACTCGGCTCCATACGTTCAACTAACGAATAGCGATCAACGAACACCGATTCACGCGTCTGCCAATCCGTGTTAATCCGTGTTCATCTGTGGTTAAAAATGGTTTTTGTTCTTCGCCACAGAAGCCCCCCACTCATTCGTGTCGATTCGTGTCCATTCGTGGTTAAAAAAATAAGAGTATTTCAAAGAAAGTAACGCAGGTAAGAAAGAAGCGCTCGGCCACGTGCGTTCGACTCACGAGTAACGAACACCGATTCACGCGTCTGCTAATCTGTGCTCATCTGTGTCCATCTGTGGTTAAAAATGGTTTTTGTTCTTCGCCACAGGAGCCCCCCACTCATTCGTGTCTATACGTGTCCATTCGTGGTTAAAAAAATAAGAGCATTTCACAGAAAGTAACGCAGGTAAGAAAGAAGCAGCGGCCACGTGCGTTCGACTCACAGTAGCGATCAACGAACACCGATTCACCCGTCTGCCAATCCGTGTTCATCTGTGCCCATCTGTGGTTAAAAATGGTTTTTGTTCTTCGCCACAGCCCCCCCCCACCCATTCGTGTCGATTCGTGTCCATTCGTGGTTAAAACAAAAGTATTTCACGTGTTCATCTGTGGTTAACGTCAGTCTCGTTCAGTCGAGTTTAGCGTAAATCAGCGTGATGAGCGGGAGAACTCCTGCCCGCCGCCCCCAAGTCGCTCAACGCAATCGCACCGTGCCAGCCGCGCTGCACATGCACAGCCCCCAGTTGAAAGCCGCTTTGCGGGAAACTCGCCGGCATATCGACCAGCACGATCTCTTTCAG harbors:
- a CDS encoding acyltransferase translates to MSTPNSAPARRFQSGIVNVRFAANVTVVEPVNVYGCEIGEGVFIGPFVEIQKDVQIGARTKVQSHAFICELVTIGTDCFIGHGVMFINDTFATGGPARGDKTQWRSTTIGHHVSIGSNATILPVRICDHVVIGAGAVVTKDITEAGIYVGNPAQLLRALSSASEVSS
- a CDS encoding Gfo/Idh/MocA family protein, encoding MSSTIEIAQIGCGYWGPNLLRNFSAVKGCRVKYLADLSEERRKFVAQSFPATHAIAEIDAILNDREINAVVIATPAGNHFELGRRALLAGKHIFVEKPLATTVAEVDELAQLAAERKLQVMVGHTFLYNSAVRYVRKMIEGGELGELRYIYSQRLNLGRIRSDIDALWNFAPHDIAIIQYWLGDPEPEEVTRHGMDFIQPGVQDVVFLNIKYPQKVMANIHVSWLDPQKTRKMVVVGSKKMVVYDDAAEDKIAIYDKGIDRKAVLGQNMDYDKPMSAQFSYRSGDILLPQINFIEPLRAEADHFVDCVRRNVTPLTGIDHARKVVRILEQASR
- a CDS encoding GbsR/MarR family transcriptional regulator — translated: MKLLPDETAEAVRPSDASAVVSPEFEQACGEFFTDLVGVVGIPRSVGQIYGLLFASPVPLGFTDIAQRLDISKGSASQGLRLLQSLGAVRSAGTSGDRRELFWPETRLRRLVSGILREKVEPLVSADESRMARLRELARATPDAAGAAFSEDQVKLLETWRRQMWLLLPILKTLLGPAPA